A genomic segment from Helicoverpa armigera isolate CAAS_96S chromosome 10, ASM3070526v1, whole genome shotgun sequence encodes:
- the LOC110372384 gene encoding protein krueppel, with the protein MALSLQSTQNSRGVSVRPLSTMRQESLPMLAERLLATRAAALVAGLPAELYSGALLAAWPPSPPAPLLPPQDMERARKRRRTPKLDETATAPPSPPSSGSSPGAADPPRDKLFTCKVCSRSFGYKHVLQNHERTHTGEKPFECGECHKRFTRDHHLKTHLRLHTGEKPYSCPHCPRHFVQVANLRRHLRVHTGERPYACARCPARFSDSNQLKAHALVHEGDAPFACRCGARFRRRQAAALHRCASSGCEPGTPSPPATTAPDWRWDEWPEQTEPEDLSLPRRPATPDSPTDLRVHSA; encoded by the exons ATGGCCCTGTCGCTGCAGTCGACGCAGAATTCTAGAG GTGTGTCAGTAAGACCGCTGTCAACAATGCGTCAAGAGTCCCTGCCAATGCTCGCCGAGAGGCTGCTGGCGACGCGCGCGGCGGCGCTGGTGGCGGGGCTGCCGGCCGAGCTGTACTCGGGCGCGCTGCTGGCCGCCTGGCCGCcctcgccgcccgcgccgctgcTGCCGCCGCAGGACATGGAGCGCGCGCGCAAGCGCCGCCGCACGCCCAAGCTCGACGAGACAGCCACCGCGCCGCCCTCCCCGCCCTCATCAGGCTCATCCCCTGGTGCTGCCGACCCGCCGCGTGATAAACTCTTCACCTGTAAAGTTTGTTCACGCTCTTTTGGCTACAAGCACGTCCTGCAAAATCACGAACGTACTCACACCGGTGAGAAACCGTTCGAATGCGGAGAGTGCCACAAGCGATTCACACGCGACCATCACCTCAAGACACATCTGCGTCTTCACACGGGTGAGAAGCCCTACAGCTGCCCACACTGCCCGCGGCACTTCGTGCAGGTGGCCAACTTGAGGCGACATCTTCGCGTCCACACTGGCGAGCGGCCCTATGCCTGCGCTCGCTGCCCAGCGCGCTTCTCCGACTCCAACCAACTGAAAGCGCACGCTTTGGTACATGAAGGCGATGCGCCATTCGCGTGTCGTTGCGGTGCTCGCTTTAGGCGGCGGCAAGCTGCCGCCCTGCACAGATGCGCCAGCAGCGGCTGCGAGCCGGGCACGCCGAGCCCCCCGGCGACGACTGCCCCCGACTGGCGCTGGGACGAGTGGCCCGAGCAGACGGAGCCCGAGGACCTGTCGCTGCCCCGGAGGCCAGCCACGCCAGACTCTCCCACCGACCTCCGAGTCCACTCCGCGTAG